One genomic region from Drosophila busckii strain San Diego stock center, stock number 13000-0081.31 unplaced genomic scaffold, ASM1175060v1 hic_scaffold_25, whole genome shotgun sequence encodes:
- the LOC108604755 gene encoding male-specific sperm protein Mst84Dc, whose amino-acid sequence MCQCACGSVSYALAYGPVGPALPAMNYQNCCCGPCPPCGPWTCPPNRCRCCGECGCFGPFY is encoded by the coding sequence ATGTGTCAATGTGCCTGCGGAAGCGTTTCGTATGCTCTGGCCTATGGTCCTGTTGGCCCAGCCTTGCCTGCGATGAACTATCAAAACTGTTGTTGCGGCCCTTGCCCGCCCTGCGGTCCCTGGACATGTCCGCCGAATcgatgccgctgctgcggcgaATGTGGATGTTTTGGTCCGTTCTATTAG